From a single Drosophila sulfurigaster albostrigata strain 15112-1811.04 chromosome 3, ASM2355843v2, whole genome shotgun sequence genomic region:
- the LOC133843606 gene encoding serine incorporator 1 isoform X3, whose translation MGAALGLCSAAQCALCCTGTAASMCCSACPTCKNSSSSRFMYAFMLLIGTVLGAIALSPGLQDTLKKLPFCVNSTSTFSAKTLGGLSGGSLQIDCEYALGYMAVYRLCFGLACFFTLMALIMMGVKSSRDPRSHIQNEFWPLKFLICFGASIAAFFIPDGSFGPAMMWVGLIGGLAFILVQLVIIVDFAHSVAENWIENAENNRGYYYALAGVTLLGYIASLTGITLLYIYFTTSSGCGINKFFISINLIFCLIISVLSVLPAVQERLPHSGLLQSSLVTLYTVYLTWSAVANNPERACNPGMFGVIENVTTTLAPPTHKSKVTFDTTNIIGLVVWLLCILYNCFSSAVEVSKINHDSSEKRDTETGNVEGGGKKETDNETEGVSYNWTAFHTVLVCASLYVMMTLTNWYKPNSDIALFNTNEASMWVKIVSSWLGIFIYGWSLVAPIVLSNRDFS comes from the exons atggGCGCTGCATTGGGCCTTTGTTCGGCGGCACAG tgTGCCTTGTGCTGCACGGGAACGGCGGCAAGCATGTGCTGCTCCGCTTGCCCCACCTGCAAGAACTCTTCCTCTTCGCGCTTCATGTACGCCTTCATGCTGTTGATAGGCACTGTGCTGGGCGCCATAGCTCTGTCGCCTGGACTGCAGGACACTTTAAAGAAACTTCCGTTTTGCGTAAATTCCACATCAACGTTTTCGGCGAAAACACTTGGCGGACTCTCGGGAGGCTCACTCCAAATTGACTGCGAATACGCCTTGGGTTACATGGCTGTGTATCGCTTGTGCTTTGGTCTCGCTTGCTTCTTCACTTTGATGGCTTTGATAATGATGGGTGTGAAGAGTTCACGTGATCCTCGATCTCATATACAAAACGAGTTTTGGCCATTGAAATTCTTGATCTGCTTTGGTGCCTCGATTGCTGCGTTCTTCATTCCGGATGGTTCCTTTGGACCGGCCATGATGTGGGTGGGTCTCATCGGTGGTTTGGCCTTCATCTTGGTTCAGCTGGTCATCATTGTGGACTTTGCGCACAGCGTTGCTGAGAACTGGATTG AGAATGCTGAGAACAATCGTGGCTACTATTATGCCTTGGCTGGCGTCACTTTGTTGGGTTACATCGCTTCGCTCACAGGCATCACACTGCTCTACATCTACTTTACCACA TCGAGTGGCTGTGGCATCAACAAGTTCTTCATCTCCATCAATTTGATCTTCTGCCTGATCATCAGCGTGCTCTCGGTGCTGCCAGCAGTCCAGGAGCGTCTTCCCCACTCGGGATTACTTCAAAGTTCGCTGGTTACTCTTTACACTGTTTACTTGACCTGGTCCGCTGTGGCCAACAATCCGG agAGGGCTTGCAATCCTGGCATGTTTGGCGTAATAGAGAATGTTACCACAACTTTGGCGCCGCCTACCCACAAATCCAAGGTTACTTTTGATACAACCAACATTATTGGCCTCGTTGTTTGGCTGCTTTGCATACTCTACAATTGCTTTAGCTCCGCCGTGGAAGTCTCAAAGATCAATCATGACAGCAGCGAGAAACGTG ACACAGAGACGGGCAACGTCGAGGGCGGAGGCAAGAAGGAGACGGACAATGAAACCGAAGGCGTCTCCTACAACTGGACTGCATTCCACACTGTGCTCGTTTGTG CTTCACTTTACGTAATGATGACGTTGACCAATTGGTACAAGCCCAACTCGGACATTGCGCTGTTCAACACCAACGAGGCATCGATGTGGGTCAAGATCGTGTCCAGCTGGTTGGGCATCTTCATCTACGGTTGGAGTTTGGTCGCACCCATTGTGCTCTCCAATCGCGACTTTAGTTAA
- the LOC133843606 gene encoding serine incorporator 1 isoform X2 codes for MGAALGLCSAAQCALCCTGTAASMCCSACPTCKNSSSSRFMYAFMLLIGTVLGAIALSPGLQDTLKKLPFCVNSTSTFSAKTLGGLSGGSLQIDCEYALGYMAVYRLCFGLACFFTLMALIMMGVKSSRDPRSHIQNEFWPLKFLICFGASIAAFFIPDGSFGPAMMWVGLIGGLAFILVQLVIIVDFAHSVAENWIENAENNRGYYYALAGVTLLGYIASLTGITLLYIYFTTSSGCGINKFFISINLIFCLIISVLSVLPAVQERLPHSGLLQSSLVTLYTVYLTWSAVANNPERACNPGMFGVIENVTTTLAPPTHKSKVTFDTTNIIGLVVWLLCILYNCFSSAVEVSKINHDSSEKREALSDTETGNVEGGGKKETDNETEGVSYNWTAFHTVLVCASLYVMMTLTNWYKPNSDIALFNTNEASMWVKIVSSWLGIFIYGWSLVAPIVLSNRDFS; via the exons atggGCGCTGCATTGGGCCTTTGTTCGGCGGCACAG tgTGCCTTGTGCTGCACGGGAACGGCGGCAAGCATGTGCTGCTCCGCTTGCCCCACCTGCAAGAACTCTTCCTCTTCGCGCTTCATGTACGCCTTCATGCTGTTGATAGGCACTGTGCTGGGCGCCATAGCTCTGTCGCCTGGACTGCAGGACACTTTAAAGAAACTTCCGTTTTGCGTAAATTCCACATCAACGTTTTCGGCGAAAACACTTGGCGGACTCTCGGGAGGCTCACTCCAAATTGACTGCGAATACGCCTTGGGTTACATGGCTGTGTATCGCTTGTGCTTTGGTCTCGCTTGCTTCTTCACTTTGATGGCTTTGATAATGATGGGTGTGAAGAGTTCACGTGATCCTCGATCTCATATACAAAACGAGTTTTGGCCATTGAAATTCTTGATCTGCTTTGGTGCCTCGATTGCTGCGTTCTTCATTCCGGATGGTTCCTTTGGACCGGCCATGATGTGGGTGGGTCTCATCGGTGGTTTGGCCTTCATCTTGGTTCAGCTGGTCATCATTGTGGACTTTGCGCACAGCGTTGCTGAGAACTGGATTG AGAATGCTGAGAACAATCGTGGCTACTATTATGCCTTGGCTGGCGTCACTTTGTTGGGTTACATCGCTTCGCTCACAGGCATCACACTGCTCTACATCTACTTTACCACA TCGAGTGGCTGTGGCATCAACAAGTTCTTCATCTCCATCAATTTGATCTTCTGCCTGATCATCAGCGTGCTCTCGGTGCTGCCAGCAGTCCAGGAGCGTCTTCCCCACTCGGGATTACTTCAAAGTTCGCTGGTTACTCTTTACACTGTTTACTTGACCTGGTCCGCTGTGGCCAACAATCCGG agAGGGCTTGCAATCCTGGCATGTTTGGCGTAATAGAGAATGTTACCACAACTTTGGCGCCGCCTACCCACAAATCCAAGGTTACTTTTGATACAACCAACATTATTGGCCTCGTTGTTTGGCTGCTTTGCATACTCTACAATTGCTTTAGCTCCGCCGTGGAAGTCTCAAAGATCAATCATGACAGCAGCGAGAAACGTG AAGCTCTATCAGACACAGAGACGGGCAACGTCGAGGGCGGAGGCAAGAAGGAGACGGACAATGAAACCGAAGGCGTCTCCTACAACTGGACTGCATTCCACACTGTGCTCGTTTGTG CTTCACTTTACGTAATGATGACGTTGACCAATTGGTACAAGCCCAACTCGGACATTGCGCTGTTCAACACCAACGAGGCATCGATGTGGGTCAAGATCGTGTCCAGCTGGTTGGGCATCTTCATCTACGGTTGGAGTTTGGTCGCACCCATTGTGCTCTCCAATCGCGACTTTAGTTAA
- the LOC133843606 gene encoding serine incorporator 1 isoform X1, whose translation MGAALGLCSAAQCALCCTGTAASMCCSACPTCKNSSSSRFMYAFMLLIGTVLGAIALSPGLQDTLKKLPFCVNSTSTFSAKTLGGLSGGSLQIDCEYALGYMAVYRLCFGLACFFTLMALIMMGVKSSRDPRSHIQNEFWPLKFLICFGASIAAFFIPDGSFGPAMMWVGLIGGLAFILVQLVIIVDFAHSVAENWIENAENNRGYYYALAGVTLLGYIASLTGITLLYIYFTTSSGCGINKFFISINLIFCLIISVLSVLPAVQERLPHSGLLQSSLVTLYTVYLTWSAVANNPERACNPGMFGVIENVTTTLAPPTHKSKVTFDTTNIIGLVVWLLCILYNCFSSAVEVSKINHDSSEKRVLTEALSDTETGNVEGGGKKETDNETEGVSYNWTAFHTVLVCASLYVMMTLTNWYKPNSDIALFNTNEASMWVKIVSSWLGIFIYGWSLVAPIVLSNRDFS comes from the exons atggGCGCTGCATTGGGCCTTTGTTCGGCGGCACAG tgTGCCTTGTGCTGCACGGGAACGGCGGCAAGCATGTGCTGCTCCGCTTGCCCCACCTGCAAGAACTCTTCCTCTTCGCGCTTCATGTACGCCTTCATGCTGTTGATAGGCACTGTGCTGGGCGCCATAGCTCTGTCGCCTGGACTGCAGGACACTTTAAAGAAACTTCCGTTTTGCGTAAATTCCACATCAACGTTTTCGGCGAAAACACTTGGCGGACTCTCGGGAGGCTCACTCCAAATTGACTGCGAATACGCCTTGGGTTACATGGCTGTGTATCGCTTGTGCTTTGGTCTCGCTTGCTTCTTCACTTTGATGGCTTTGATAATGATGGGTGTGAAGAGTTCACGTGATCCTCGATCTCATATACAAAACGAGTTTTGGCCATTGAAATTCTTGATCTGCTTTGGTGCCTCGATTGCTGCGTTCTTCATTCCGGATGGTTCCTTTGGACCGGCCATGATGTGGGTGGGTCTCATCGGTGGTTTGGCCTTCATCTTGGTTCAGCTGGTCATCATTGTGGACTTTGCGCACAGCGTTGCTGAGAACTGGATTG AGAATGCTGAGAACAATCGTGGCTACTATTATGCCTTGGCTGGCGTCACTTTGTTGGGTTACATCGCTTCGCTCACAGGCATCACACTGCTCTACATCTACTTTACCACA TCGAGTGGCTGTGGCATCAACAAGTTCTTCATCTCCATCAATTTGATCTTCTGCCTGATCATCAGCGTGCTCTCGGTGCTGCCAGCAGTCCAGGAGCGTCTTCCCCACTCGGGATTACTTCAAAGTTCGCTGGTTACTCTTTACACTGTTTACTTGACCTGGTCCGCTGTGGCCAACAATCCGG agAGGGCTTGCAATCCTGGCATGTTTGGCGTAATAGAGAATGTTACCACAACTTTGGCGCCGCCTACCCACAAATCCAAGGTTACTTTTGATACAACCAACATTATTGGCCTCGTTGTTTGGCTGCTTTGCATACTCTACAATTGCTTTAGCTCCGCCGTGGAAGTCTCAAAGATCAATCATGACAGCAGCGAGAAACGTG TTTTAACAGAAGCTCTATCAGACACAGAGACGGGCAACGTCGAGGGCGGAGGCAAGAAGGAGACGGACAATGAAACCGAAGGCGTCTCCTACAACTGGACTGCATTCCACACTGTGCTCGTTTGTG CTTCACTTTACGTAATGATGACGTTGACCAATTGGTACAAGCCCAACTCGGACATTGCGCTGTTCAACACCAACGAGGCATCGATGTGGGTCAAGATCGTGTCCAGCTGGTTGGGCATCTTCATCTACGGTTGGAGTTTGGTCGCACCCATTGTGCTCTCCAATCGCGACTTTAGTTAA